A single region of the Cronobacter condimenti 1330 genome encodes:
- a CDS encoding SDR family oxidoreductase: MKKVAIVGLGWLGMPLALALNARGWQVAGSKTTADGVEAARMCGIESYQLELTPEMVCDSDELDALFNADALVVTLPARRTGGNGEYYLQAVQQVVDSALAHQIPRIIFTSSTSVYGEAEGVCKETSPLNPVTESGQVLRDLEQWLHHLPGTSVDILRLAGLVGPGRHPGRFFAGKTAPNGGHGVNLVHLEDVIGAITFLLQAPKGGHTYNLCAPQHPARAEFYPVMARQLGLAPPRFNDSPAGKKGKLIDGNRICHELGFEYLYPDPLLMPME; this comes from the coding sequence ATGAAAAAGGTCGCGATTGTCGGATTAGGGTGGTTAGGGATGCCGCTCGCGCTCGCGCTCAATGCCAGAGGCTGGCAGGTTGCTGGCAGTAAAACGACGGCGGACGGCGTGGAAGCGGCGCGCATGTGCGGCATTGAAAGCTATCAACTGGAGCTTACGCCTGAAATGGTGTGCGACAGTGACGAGCTGGACGCGCTCTTTAACGCCGACGCGCTGGTAGTGACCCTGCCCGCACGGCGTACCGGCGGCAATGGCGAGTATTATTTACAGGCGGTGCAGCAGGTTGTTGACAGCGCGCTGGCGCACCAGATCCCGCGGATTATCTTTACCAGCTCAACCTCGGTCTATGGCGAGGCGGAGGGCGTATGCAAGGAAACATCGCCGCTCAATCCGGTCACGGAAAGCGGGCAGGTGCTGCGGGACCTCGAGCAGTGGCTGCATCATCTGCCGGGGACCTCCGTTGATATCTTGCGTCTCGCGGGGCTGGTGGGGCCTGGACGCCATCCGGGACGTTTCTTTGCCGGTAAAACGGCGCCCAATGGTGGACATGGCGTCAATCTTGTGCATCTTGAGGACGTGATCGGCGCCATTACCTTCCTGTTGCAGGCACCGAAGGGCGGGCACACCTACAACCTTTGTGCCCCGCAGCATCCTGCCCGCGCTGAGTTTTATCCGGTAATGGCACGCCAGCTTGGCCTTGCGCCGCCACGCTTTAATGACAGCCCGGCGGGCAAGAAGGGCAAACTGATTGATGGCAATCGGATCTGCCACGAACTGGGGTTTGAGTATCTCTACCCGGACCCGCTGCTTATGCCAATGGAGTAA
- the gabT gene encoding 4-aminobutyrate--2-oxoglutarate transaminase: MQSNQQWQTRREQAVPQGVGNALPVFVARAKNAEIWDVEGRRYIDFASGIAVLNTGHNHPAIIGAVKAQLEHFTHPCFQVTPYGNYIELAERLNHLAPISEPCQTLFLSTGAEAVENAIKVARIATGRSAVIAFRGAFHGRTLLGMALTGKVQPYKKGYGPFPAGIYHAPYPAAYLGVSDTQALASLAGIFAADVAPEEVAAIIIEPVQGEGGFYAASAEFMQQLRALCDKHGIVLIVDEIQSGFCRTGKTFAIEHAGVEPDLITMAKSLAGGFPLSALVGKKALFDKALPGGLGGTYAGSPVSIAAALAVTDLIEQEHLNERAVEQGELLMSRLHELAQEYDFIGDVRGVGAMVAMELVHERDSHRPDKELTQQLVQEAGRQGLILLTCGVRANVIRFLIPLTAEKEIVTEGLNILSSCLKVVQNTRPAK, from the coding sequence ATGCAAAGCAATCAGCAGTGGCAGACGCGGCGTGAGCAGGCGGTGCCGCAGGGGGTAGGGAACGCGCTGCCGGTATTTGTGGCGCGGGCGAAAAACGCAGAGATCTGGGATGTAGAGGGGCGGCGGTATATCGATTTCGCCTCCGGGATCGCGGTGCTCAATACCGGGCATAACCACCCGGCGATTATCGGGGCGGTAAAAGCGCAGCTTGAGCATTTTACGCATCCCTGTTTTCAGGTAACGCCATACGGCAATTACATTGAGCTCGCGGAGCGGCTTAATCACCTTGCTCCCATCAGCGAACCCTGTCAGACGCTGTTTCTTTCGACGGGCGCGGAGGCGGTGGAAAACGCGATTAAAGTCGCGCGCATTGCCACGGGCCGCTCGGCGGTGATTGCCTTTCGCGGCGCGTTTCATGGGCGCACGCTGCTGGGTATGGCGCTGACCGGTAAAGTGCAGCCTTATAAAAAAGGCTATGGCCCGTTCCCGGCGGGGATCTACCACGCGCCTTATCCGGCCGCGTATCTTGGCGTCAGCGACACCCAGGCGCTGGCATCGCTGGCCGGGATTTTCGCAGCCGACGTGGCGCCGGAAGAGGTCGCGGCAATTATTATCGAGCCGGTACAGGGCGAAGGCGGGTTTTACGCGGCGTCCGCAGAGTTTATGCAGCAGTTGCGTGCGCTCTGCGATAAACACGGCATAGTGCTGATTGTCGATGAGATCCAAAGCGGCTTTTGCCGTACCGGCAAAACATTCGCGATTGAGCATGCGGGTGTGGAGCCCGATCTCATCACCATGGCGAAAAGCCTGGCGGGCGGGTTCCCGCTCTCCGCGCTGGTGGGCAAAAAGGCGCTGTTTGACAAAGCGTTGCCCGGCGGGCTTGGCGGCACCTACGCCGGGTCGCCGGTGAGCATCGCCGCGGCGCTGGCGGTGACCGATCTTATCGAGCAGGAACACCTGAACGAGCGAGCGGTAGAGCAGGGCGAGCTGTTAATGAGCCGTTTGCACGAACTGGCACAGGAATATGACTTCATCGGCGATGTGCGTGGCGTCGGCGCGATGGTGGCGATGGAGCTGGTGCACGAGCGCGACAGCCATCGTCCTGACAAAGAGTTAACCCAGCAACTGGTGCAGGAGGCAGGGCGTCAGGGGCTGATTTTACTGACCTGCGGCGTGCGTGCGAATGTTATCCGTTTTCTTATCCCGCTCACCGCTGAGAAAGAAATTGTGACAGAAGGCCTCAACATCTTGTCATCCTGCCTTAAAGTGGTGCAAAATACGCGCCCTGCAAAATGA
- the hisL gene encoding his operon leader peptide: MTRVQFNNHHHHHHPD; this comes from the coding sequence ATGACACGCGTTCAGTTTAACAACCACCACCATCACCATCATCCTGACTAG
- the yoeI gene encoding membrane protein YoeI, whose amino-acid sequence MGQFFAYAAMFTVKENNHVA is encoded by the coding sequence ATGGGGCAATTTTTCGCTTACGCGGCGATGTTCACCGTGAAGGAGAATAATCATGTCGCTTAA
- the sbcB gene encoding exodeoxyribonuclease I: MSDSAAQPTFLFHDYETFGKSPSLDRPAQFAALRTDENFTPVGEPDVFYCKPADDYLPQPEAVLITGITPQVARARGENEAEFARRIHTQFTVPKTCVVGYNNVRFDDEVTRNIFYRNFYDPYAWSWQNDNSRWDLLDVMRACYALRPEGIVWPENSDGLPSFRLEHLTVANGIEHTNAHDAMADVYATIAMAQLVKTRQPRMFDYLYTYRSKQKLATLIDIVQMKPLVHVSGMFGAWRGNTSWIAPLAWHPDNRNAVIVVDLAGDISPLLELDADALRERLYTPKTALGEASAVPVKLVHLNKCPVLAQANTLRPEDAERLGIDRQHCLNNLKVLRDSPQVREKLVALFAEAPPFPPTSNVDAQLYEGFFSDADRAAMRIVLQTPPQNLPALDITFVDKRIEKLLFNYRARNFPGTLSEPEQQRWLNHRRDVFTPEFLQTYAQELEMLYNQYESDKEKTALLKALYQYAQEIVG, encoded by the coding sequence GTGTCTGATTCTGCTGCGCAACCGACTTTTCTGTTCCACGATTACGAGACCTTCGGCAAAAGCCCCTCGCTTGACCGCCCGGCGCAGTTCGCCGCGCTGCGCACCGATGAAAATTTCACGCCAGTTGGCGAACCGGACGTTTTTTACTGCAAACCCGCCGACGATTATCTTCCGCAGCCGGAAGCCGTACTGATTACCGGTATTACGCCGCAGGTGGCGCGTGCGCGCGGCGAGAACGAAGCCGAGTTCGCGCGACGTATCCATACGCAGTTCACCGTGCCGAAAACCTGTGTGGTGGGCTATAACAACGTGCGCTTTGATGACGAAGTGACGCGTAATATCTTTTACCGCAATTTCTATGACCCTTACGCCTGGAGCTGGCAGAACGACAATTCTCGCTGGGATCTGCTGGATGTGATGCGCGCCTGTTATGCCCTGCGCCCGGAAGGCATTGTCTGGCCGGAAAACAGCGATGGTCTGCCCAGTTTTCGACTTGAACATTTGACGGTCGCCAACGGCATTGAACATACCAACGCACACGATGCGATGGCGGATGTTTACGCCACCATCGCGATGGCGCAGCTCGTCAAAACCCGCCAGCCGCGGATGTTTGACTATCTCTATACCTATCGCAGCAAGCAGAAGCTGGCGACGCTTATCGATATTGTGCAGATGAAACCGCTGGTGCACGTCTCCGGCATGTTTGGTGCCTGGCGCGGCAACACCAGCTGGATTGCGCCGCTCGCATGGCACCCGGATAACCGTAACGCGGTGATTGTGGTGGATCTGGCGGGCGATATCAGCCCGTTACTGGAGCTGGACGCTGATGCCCTGCGTGAGCGGCTGTATACGCCCAAAACCGCGCTGGGTGAGGCGAGCGCGGTACCGGTGAAGCTGGTGCATCTGAATAAGTGTCCGGTGCTGGCTCAGGCTAATACGCTGCGCCCGGAAGACGCCGAGCGGTTAGGTATCGACCGCCAGCACTGCCTCAATAACCTGAAGGTGTTGCGCGACTCGCCACAGGTGCGTGAAAAGCTGGTGGCGCTGTTTGCCGAGGCCCCGCCCTTCCCGCCCACCAGTAATGTGGATGCGCAGCTCTATGAGGGGTTTTTCAGCGATGCCGACCGCGCCGCGATGCGCATTGTGCTCCAGACCCCGCCGCAGAATCTGCCCGCGCTCGACATTACTTTTGTGGATAAACGTATCGAAAAGCTGCTGTTTAACTACCGGGCGCGGAATTTCCCCGGGACCCTGAGCGAACCGGAACAGCAGCGCTGGCTGAACCACCGCCGCGATGTGTTTACGCCGGAATTCCTGCAAACCTATGCCCAGGAATTAGAGATGCTCTATAACCAGTATGAAAGCGACAAAGAGAAAACGGCGTTGTTGAAAGCGTTGTATCAATATGCCCAGGAGATCGTGGGCTAA
- the hisD gene encoding histidinol dehydrogenase yields MAFNTIIDWNRCSAEEQRELLMRPAVSASESITRTVAEILDNVKAKGDAALREYSAKFDKTDVTSMRVTAEEIDAAAARLAENVKQAMAVAVANIDKFHRAQRLATVDVETLPGVRCQQVTRPVASVGLYIPGGSAPLFSTVLMLATPARIAGCKNVVLCSPPPIADEILYAAKLCGVQTVFQAGGAQAIAALAFGTESVPKVDKIFGPGNAYVTEAKRQVSQRLDGAAIDMPAGPSEVLVIADSGATPDFVASDLLSQAEHGPDSQVILLTPDAAMAHAVAEATARQLAALPRADTARQALSASRLIVARDLAQCVEISNQYGPEHLIIQTRDARSLVDDITSAGSVFLGDWSPESAGDYASGTNHVLPTYGYTATCSSLGLADFQKRMTVQELTPAGFSALAETIETLAAAEQLTAHKNAVTLRVAALKEQA; encoded by the coding sequence ATGGCCTTTAATACGATTATCGACTGGAATCGTTGCAGCGCAGAAGAACAGCGCGAACTGTTGATGCGCCCGGCGGTGTCGGCATCAGAAAGCATTACCCGCACCGTGGCGGAGATCCTGGATAACGTCAAAGCGAAGGGTGATGCGGCACTGCGCGAATACAGCGCAAAGTTCGATAAAACTGACGTGACATCGATGCGCGTTACGGCAGAAGAGATAGATGCCGCCGCCGCGCGCCTTGCCGAGAACGTAAAACAAGCGATGGCAGTGGCTGTCGCGAACATCGACAAATTTCACCGCGCCCAGCGGCTCGCAACGGTGGATGTGGAAACCCTGCCCGGCGTGCGTTGCCAGCAGGTGACGCGCCCGGTGGCCTCTGTCGGCCTTTATATTCCCGGCGGCTCCGCCCCCCTCTTCTCTACGGTGCTGATGCTGGCGACGCCAGCGCGCATCGCGGGCTGTAAAAACGTGGTGCTCTGCTCACCGCCGCCCATTGCCGATGAAATCCTGTACGCCGCAAAACTCTGCGGTGTGCAGACGGTGTTCCAGGCCGGGGGCGCACAGGCGATCGCCGCCCTCGCCTTCGGTACAGAAAGCGTGCCGAAAGTCGATAAGATATTCGGCCCGGGCAACGCGTATGTGACCGAAGCCAAGCGCCAGGTGAGCCAGCGCCTCGACGGGGCGGCCATTGATATGCCTGCCGGCCCGTCCGAAGTGCTGGTGATTGCCGACAGCGGCGCGACGCCCGATTTCGTGGCGTCTGATCTGCTCTCGCAAGCCGAACACGGCCCTGATTCGCAGGTCATCCTGCTGACCCCGGATGCCGCAATGGCACACGCTGTAGCCGAGGCCACCGCCCGTCAGCTGGCGGCGCTGCCGCGCGCCGATACCGCGCGTCAGGCGCTGAGTGCAAGCCGCCTCATCGTGGCGCGCGATCTGGCGCAGTGCGTTGAAATTTCTAACCAGTACGGCCCGGAGCACCTGATTATTCAGACCCGCGACGCGCGTTCTCTGGTCGACGATATTACCAGCGCAGGCTCGGTCTTTTTAGGTGACTGGTCGCCGGAATCGGCCGGCGATTACGCCTCCGGGACTAACCATGTGTTGCCGACCTACGGTTACACCGCCACCTGTTCAAGCCTGGGGCTCGCCGATTTCCAGAAACGCATGACGGTTCAGGAATTAACGCCTGCCGGGTTTTCGGCGCTCGCAGAAACCATCGAAACGCTGGCGGCAGCAGAACAGCTCACCGCCCACAAAAACGCTGTGACGCTGCGAGTGGCAGCCCTGAAGGAGCAAGCATGA
- a CDS encoding APC family permease, translated as MSLNATPKTSRVELRKTLTLIPVVMMGLAYMQPMTLFDTFGIVSGLTDGHVPTAYAFALVAILFTALSYGKLVKRFPSAGSAYTYAQKAINPTVGFMVGWSSLLDYLFAPMINILLAKIYFEALVPGIPSWIFVIALVAFMTVFNMRTLKGVANFNTIIVVLQVILIAVILGMVIYGVSHGEGAGTLTSSRPFWSENAHVIPMITGATILCFSFTGFDGISNLSEETKDAGRVIPRAIFLTALIGGLIFIFATYFIQLYFPDISRFKDPDASQPEIMLYVAGKAFQVGALIFSTITVLASGMAAHAGVARLMYVMGRDGVFPNRFFGYVHPKWRTPALNVVLVGAIALMAINFDLVMATALINFGALVAFTFVNLSVISQFWIREGRNKTLKDHFTYLLLPVCGALTVGALWLNLEESSMVLGLIWAGIGVVYLACVTRSFRNPVPQYHEDIA; from the coding sequence ATGTCGCTTAATGCAACTCCAAAAACCTCTCGCGTGGAATTACGTAAAACGCTTACGTTGATTCCGGTTGTTATGATGGGCCTTGCCTATATGCAGCCGATGACGCTGTTTGATACGTTCGGTATCGTATCCGGCCTGACGGATGGCCATGTGCCGACCGCTTACGCCTTTGCGCTGGTGGCGATCCTCTTTACCGCCCTCAGCTACGGCAAGCTGGTAAAACGCTTCCCGTCTGCAGGCTCCGCCTACACCTACGCGCAAAAAGCGATTAACCCGACCGTGGGCTTCATGGTGGGCTGGTCGTCGCTGCTCGACTATCTGTTCGCGCCGATGATTAACATTCTGCTGGCGAAAATTTATTTCGAAGCGCTGGTGCCCGGGATCCCCTCGTGGATCTTCGTGATCGCGCTGGTCGCCTTTATGACCGTATTCAACATGCGCACCCTGAAAGGCGTGGCGAACTTCAACACCATTATCGTGGTGCTGCAGGTTATCCTGATCGCCGTGATTCTGGGCATGGTGATTTACGGAGTTTCTCACGGCGAAGGCGCAGGCACGCTCACAAGCTCACGTCCTTTCTGGTCTGAGAATGCGCATGTCATCCCGATGATCACCGGGGCGACCATTCTGTGCTTCTCCTTTACGGGCTTTGACGGTATCAGCAACCTGTCTGAAGAAACCAAAGACGCCGGTCGTGTCATCCCGCGCGCGATTTTCCTGACTGCGCTGATTGGCGGCCTGATCTTTATTTTCGCGACGTACTTTATCCAGCTCTACTTCCCGGATATCTCGCGCTTTAAAGATCCGGATGCGTCCCAGCCTGAAATCATGCTGTACGTGGCCGGTAAAGCCTTCCAGGTGGGTGCGCTGATTTTCTCCACCATTACTGTGCTGGCTTCCGGTATGGCAGCGCACGCAGGCGTTGCGCGTCTGATGTATGTGATGGGACGTGACGGCGTATTCCCGAACCGCTTCTTCGGTTACGTGCATCCGAAATGGCGTACCCCGGCACTGAACGTGGTGCTGGTTGGCGCGATTGCGCTGATGGCGATCAACTTTGACCTGGTGATGGCGACGGCGCTGATTAACTTCGGTGCGCTGGTGGCGTTTACCTTCGTGAACCTGTCTGTGATTTCACAGTTCTGGATCCGTGAAGGCCGCAACAAGACGCTGAAAGACCACTTCACCTATCTGCTGCTGCCGGTTTGCGGCGCACTGACGGTAGGCGCGCTGTGGCTGAACCTGGAAGAAAGCTCCATGGTGCTGGGCCTTATCTGGGCTGGTATCGGTGTGGTTTACCTGGCATGCGTTACCCGCAGCTTCCGTAACCCGGTACCGCAGTATCATGAAGACATCGCGTAA
- the hisG gene encoding ATP phosphoribosyltransferase gives MTDNNRLRIAIQKSGRLSDDSRELLARCGIKINLHTQRLIALAENMPIDILRVRDDDIPGLVMDGVVDLGIIGENVLEEELLTRRAQGDDPRYYTLRRLDFGGCRLSLATSVDEAWEGPESLNNKRIATSYPHLLKRYLDQKGVQFKSCLLNGSVEVAPRAGLADAICDLVSTGATLEANGLREVEVIYRSKACLIQRDGEMPGVKQQLIDKLLTRIQGVIQARESKYIMLHAPTERLDEVIALLPGAERPTILPLAGDQQRVAMHMVSSETLFWETMENLKALGASSILVLPIEKMME, from the coding sequence ATGACAGACAACAACCGTTTACGCATAGCTATTCAGAAATCAGGCCGTTTAAGCGATGATTCGCGAGAATTACTGGCCCGCTGCGGCATAAAAATCAATCTACACACGCAGCGTCTGATTGCCCTGGCGGAGAATATGCCCATTGATATTCTGCGCGTGCGTGATGACGATATCCCGGGCCTGGTGATGGATGGCGTGGTCGATCTCGGCATCATCGGCGAAAACGTACTGGAAGAAGAGCTGCTGACCCGCCGTGCTCAGGGCGACGACCCGCGCTATTACACCTTGCGCCGTCTTGATTTCGGCGGCTGCCGTCTTTCGCTCGCCACCTCTGTGGATGAGGCCTGGGAAGGCCCGGAAAGCCTGAACAACAAACGTATCGCCACCTCTTATCCGCACCTGCTCAAGCGTTATCTCGACCAAAAAGGCGTGCAGTTCAAATCCTGCCTGCTGAATGGTTCGGTGGAAGTCGCGCCGCGCGCCGGGCTTGCCGACGCCATCTGCGATTTAGTCTCTACCGGTGCGACCCTTGAGGCGAACGGCCTGCGTGAAGTGGAAGTGATCTATCGCTCCAAAGCCTGTCTTATCCAGCGCGACGGCGAAATGCCTGGCGTGAAACAACAGCTTATCGACAAACTGCTGACCCGCATTCAGGGCGTTATCCAGGCGCGCGAATCGAAATACATCATGCTGCACGCGCCGACCGAACGCCTCGATGAAGTCATTGCCCTGCTGCCAGGCGCCGAACGTCCGACTATTCTGCCGCTTGCAGGCGATCAGCAGCGTGTGGCGATGCACATGGTGAGCAGCGAAACCCTGTTCTGGGAAACGATGGAGAACCTTAAAGCGCTCGGCGCAAGCTCCATTCTGGTATTGCCGATTGAGAAGATGATGGAGTAA
- a CDS encoding gamma-glutamyl-gamma-aminobutyrate hydrolase family protein (Members of this family of hydrolases with an active site Cys residue belong to MEROPS family C26.): MTVTTPPLIGVLMCQANQNGQLILTVENLYLAPLYHAGAVAIPLPHHLADDPLYLAAALKSISGIFLPGSPCNIEPHHYGEEAQESSNDPGRDKLALMLVRHALNTGLPLLGSCRGVHEMVVATCGKLWRQLHNVEGLREHEVNPSGSPEEKFAPVHGLNIMPGGWLDRWVPAGEAVRVNTLHQQGIREVGPGVFIEARADDGLIEAISIPEHPFAFGVQWHPEWGALCDEPLSKQMFDAFVAACRVWQAEHQALTPLA, encoded by the coding sequence ATGACCGTAACGACCCCGCCGTTAATCGGCGTATTGATGTGCCAGGCAAATCAGAATGGACAGCTGATCCTGACCGTAGAAAACCTTTATCTGGCCCCGCTTTATCATGCAGGCGCGGTGGCAATCCCGCTCCCTCATCATCTGGCGGACGATCCGCTTTATCTCGCCGCCGCCCTGAAATCGATCAGCGGCATTTTTCTGCCCGGCAGCCCATGCAACATTGAACCGCATCACTACGGTGAAGAAGCGCAGGAAAGCAGCAACGATCCCGGGCGCGATAAACTGGCGTTAATGCTGGTGCGTCATGCGCTTAACACAGGCCTGCCGCTGCTTGGCTCGTGTCGCGGTGTGCATGAGATGGTCGTCGCGACCTGCGGGAAACTCTGGCGGCAGTTACATAACGTTGAAGGATTACGCGAGCATGAAGTAAACCCGAGCGGTAGCCCCGAGGAGAAATTCGCGCCGGTGCATGGTCTTAATATTATGCCCGGCGGCTGGCTTGACCGTTGGGTGCCTGCGGGCGAGGCGGTACGCGTGAACACGCTGCACCAGCAGGGCATTCGCGAAGTGGGGCCGGGCGTGTTTATCGAAGCGCGCGCCGATGACGGACTGATAGAGGCTATCAGTATTCCTGAACACCCGTTCGCCTTTGGCGTACAGTGGCACCCGGAGTGGGGCGCGCTGTGCGACGAGCCGCTCTCAAAACAGATGTTCGATGCGTTTGTCGCAGCCTGCCGTGTCTGGCAGGCCGAACATCAGGCGCTTACTCCATTGGCATAA
- the hisC gene encoding histidinol-phosphate transaminase, whose product MSIEELARENVRNLTPYQSARRLGGNGDVWLNANEYPQAVEFQLTAQTLNRYPECQPKTVIARYAQYAGVKPEQVLVSRGADEGIELLIRAFCEPGRDAVLYCPPTYGMYSVSAETIGVECRTVQAVDGWQLDLPAIAEQLDGVKVIFVCSPNNPTGQLINPQDLRVLLEMARGKAIVVADEAYIEFCPQATLTGWLGEYPHLVVLRTLSKAFALAGLRCGFTLANEEVINLLLKVIAPYPLSTPVADIAAQALSPQGITAMRERVAQVLVNRQFLIAGLRDTPCVETIFDSETNYVLARITASSAVFKSLWDQGIILRDQNRQPTLSGCLRITVGTREECQRVIDALRDQPGLVATERV is encoded by the coding sequence ATGAGCATTGAAGAACTGGCGCGCGAAAATGTGCGCAATCTGACGCCCTATCAGTCGGCGCGCCGTCTCGGTGGGAATGGCGATGTGTGGCTAAATGCTAATGAATATCCGCAGGCCGTCGAGTTTCAGCTGACCGCGCAGACGCTCAACCGCTATCCGGAGTGCCAGCCGAAAACCGTCATTGCGCGTTATGCACAATACGCGGGTGTAAAACCGGAACAGGTGCTGGTAAGCCGTGGCGCGGATGAAGGCATTGAGCTGCTGATCCGCGCGTTCTGCGAACCCGGCCGTGATGCGGTGCTTTACTGTCCACCCACGTATGGCATGTACAGTGTCAGCGCCGAAACCATTGGTGTTGAGTGCCGCACAGTCCAGGCCGTTGACGGCTGGCAACTCGATCTGCCCGCGATTGCTGAACAGCTTGATGGCGTGAAGGTGATTTTCGTCTGCAGCCCTAACAACCCGACCGGGCAGCTGATCAACCCGCAGGATCTGCGTGTTCTGCTGGAGATGGCGCGTGGCAAGGCGATCGTCGTCGCTGATGAAGCCTATATTGAGTTCTGCCCGCAGGCAACGCTCACGGGCTGGCTTGGGGAATACCCGCACCTCGTGGTGCTGCGTACGCTCTCCAAAGCGTTTGCCCTGGCCGGTCTGCGCTGCGGCTTTACGCTTGCGAATGAAGAGGTCATCAACCTGCTGCTGAAAGTCATCGCGCCCTACCCGCTTTCCACGCCGGTAGCGGATATCGCCGCCCAGGCGTTAAGCCCGCAGGGGATCACCGCCATGCGCGAGCGCGTGGCGCAAGTGCTGGTTAATCGCCAGTTTTTGATTGCAGGCCTTCGCGACACGCCCTGTGTCGAGACGATTTTCGACAGCGAAACTAACTACGTGCTTGCACGGATCACAGCCTCCAGCGCGGTATTTAAATCGCTGTGGGATCAGGGCATTATCTTACGAGACCAGAACAGACAACCGACACTCAGCGGCTGCCTGCGCATTACCGTCGGCACGCGTGAAGAGTGCCAGCGCGTGATTGACGCCCTGCGTGACCAACCCGGCCTTGTGGCCACGGAGCGAGTATGA
- a CDS encoding acyltransferase family protein, with amino-acid sequence MAQGKSWSPELEGLRGLASLWVLLGHICLLVQCRIPLLYDPGMGVDLFILLSGFLMAKNYLERQDIEPWTHAHTIRNFWLRRFFRIAPLYYFLLLLALIFGAAFGEWRDVIAQAWPSTQTESQRYADTSAGNILAHISFVFGAIPYYSFRTVLPDWSIGLEMQFYLLFPFIMLLVMRWGFLAAAFAVMIGCFAARWAFPGYFEAFPMPSMILIKLPLFVAGMLIAAAVRDNRRLLLLLAFLAPVLAWQMHIAVTPNRLIAQCVMIAGLGALLWQARAGSLLHQAMRLPRWLLTRRVSQFMGDVSYSVYLLHLMIVIPVIGLLVEHTAFAQHASPVRLLIAAAISLPVTYGLATVLFHRVEKPGIALGKRLITRKPVQPEQVLP; translated from the coding sequence ATGGCGCAGGGTAAAAGCTGGTCGCCGGAGCTGGAGGGATTGCGCGGTCTCGCGTCGCTATGGGTACTGCTGGGGCATATTTGCCTGTTGGTGCAGTGCCGCATTCCTCTGTTATACGATCCGGGTATGGGCGTCGATCTGTTTATTTTGCTGTCAGGGTTCCTGATGGCGAAAAATTATCTGGAGCGTCAGGACATTGAACCCTGGACCCACGCTCACACCATCCGGAATTTCTGGCTAAGGCGGTTCTTTCGTATCGCGCCGCTCTATTATTTCCTGCTGCTGTTAGCGCTTATTTTCGGCGCCGCGTTCGGTGAATGGCGCGATGTTATCGCGCAGGCCTGGCCCTCCACTCAGACGGAAAGTCAGCGCTACGCAGACACCTCGGCAGGCAATATCCTCGCGCATATTTCTTTTGTGTTCGGCGCTATCCCGTATTATTCCTTCCGCACGGTATTACCGGACTGGAGCATCGGGCTGGAAATGCAGTTCTACCTGCTGTTCCCGTTCATTATGTTGCTGGTAATGCGCTGGGGCTTTTTGGCCGCGGCGTTCGCGGTCATGATCGGCTGCTTTGCAGCGCGCTGGGCGTTCCCGGGGTATTTCGAAGCCTTCCCGATGCCCTCAATGATCCTGATTAAATTGCCGCTGTTCGTCGCGGGCATGCTGATTGCCGCCGCCGTGCGCGATAACCGTCGCCTGTTACTGTTGCTGGCATTTCTGGCGCCGGTGCTCGCCTGGCAGATGCATATCGCGGTCACACCGAATCGTCTTATTGCCCAGTGCGTGATGATTGCAGGCCTCGGCGCGCTGCTGTGGCAGGCCCGGGCGGGCTCGTTGCTGCATCAGGCCATGCGTCTGCCGCGCTGGCTCCTGACGCGCCGCGTCAGCCAGTTTATGGGCGATGTGTCGTACTCCGTCTACCTGCTGCACCTGATGATTGTTATCCCGGTCATCGGGCTGCTGGTGGAGCACACCGCGTTCGCGCAACATGCCTCGCCGGTGCGTCTGCTGATTGCAGCGGCCATCAGTTTGCCTGTGACTTACGGGCTTGCCACCGTGCTGTTCCACCGCGTCGAGAAACCGGGCATTGCGCTGGGTAAACGGCTGATTACGCGCAAGCCGGTCCAGCCGGAGCAAGTCTTGCCGTAA